TTGTAACTCGGATgcaccttgaatccttttttGGAAACCTAACTTGTTTCACATTTTTCAACTTGTAGTGGTTATTCGTGGCACAAACTGACAATGTTGAGACATCTGCATGCCTTATTAATCCTCAGCAAGTGAAGTATGGTTGctgttgatttttctttttaaaatttataaagtgAGTAGAGCAGTTCAAAGTTGATGCTGATTGAATTTGCCTTTATTGTAGTTTTCTGCTCAATGGAAAAGGAGTAGATAGAAGGACTAATGTCTTCATGGTCTGTATATTTGCACTTATATTCTAAAGAATTTACTCTAGTCTGTTCTCAAGGTGTGATTTCATTTTCTTGTTATGCCATTTCGTTCCTTAGGACACTGTCCCACAGATGCCAACTCCTGTATCTGGTATGCTTAAATATGGGACGAATCTTCTTCAAGCTGTAGGCCAGTTCACTGGTAAGCAAGTAAAAGTAGTGTCTCCTTTTCCTTTCTTATCATCCTGACTTTCAGCGTGTGTAACTTACTTGACCGTTCTCATTGTGAAGGTCATTATGTTGTTATTGTTGCCTATATGAGTTTTGTATCCTTACCCGAGGATCCAGTTCTTCAAGATTATGTTCAGCCTGCTGTTACTTCAGTTGACACAGGTAATTAGGATATTTACAATTAACTTTATGCTCCAAAAGTGTTTTATTTCTcattcttatttatttagtgCTTGTTTGTGCGCTATTAAGTAGATAAAAAATACcatttttcaatgaaaaaagatattttttatttttagcatgtttggtaaatttctagtagtaaaagtaaaagcaatagaaaaataaaaaaaacatcttttttgagaagttacaatttacatctttttttaaaagattttttttctttaaaaaaaagatgtttttcacttaataaataaacaaaaacgtACTTTTATAtggttatacccaaacataattgataaataaaaagatctttttgcatgagatatccaaacataaaattacttttatttttctataagatcttttgaaaaaagatattttcttagAAGCTCACCCAAACGAGCCCTTAGTTTTATTGATTAGTGCTTaagcttattttttatttactttttatgattattttattttagattcaGATCTTATTGAGGGGGCATCACGAATTTCACTTAATTGTCCGATAAGGTATGCAGTGATCTTCTCTGTTCATTTCCCCAACCACTTCAGTGACTATGGTTCATAGAAAGAAGTTGACACTGATCAATAACATATTGATGGTTTAATAATGTCTGGTTAAATACTTAAAGGTAGCTTCCTTCTCAGAGTCTTGTAATTGAGAAGTTCTTTGAAGTGGCTTCTTCATTTTAGAAGATATAACGTCTTCTGATTTCCTCTCTCTTTGATCCTTTCTGCAATGGAATTGGCTTGAGTTTTATGGACCTTAGTCCATGGCCTCTGTGATCATTAAGCTAAAATTGCAACTGGTTTTGTTAACTATGGTTCAAGCAtctctagtaatttagtatcAACATTGACTATTAAACCAGTAACAAGCATCTCTATTATGGTTTTTTCTGTTAGGCTTCAGATCAAAATTACATGGGGATCTTACTTTCTTTATGCTAATGCTTCTCTTCTTAacatgtttttacttttttatttatgaaaactCGTACATATTCTTGTGTTCCTCATTTTTGCCAAACAGCTTTGCACGTATCAAGACTCCAGTTAAAGGGTGCTCATGCAAACATTTCCAGGTGATAGTTTCCTCCTTTAGCATCACAGAAGATGGAGAATCCAGAGGGTGTTTCCTAGTTTTTTTGCTTATAATAAGTAGTAAATGTGGCTTTTGAATTCTGTTTTATGCAATAAAGTGTTATTTAACTGCAACTTATGCCTTTCTTTGGTATGTTGTTTGTAATGTTTTCGTTTGCACAATTAAGAACTTCTAAATTTTGCTTAAATGTTTATGCAATTAATAGCCTCTTACATATATCTGTTGTCCCTTTCTCTGTAgtgttttgattttgataatttcaTCAATATGAATTCAAGGAGGCCATGGTGGCGCTGCCCTCATTGTAATCAGCATGTCAGCTATGAAGATATTCGTCTTGATCGGAACATGGTTGAGGCAAGTAAATTTAGTCCTCGAGTCTTTCAATCTGGTTACTTTTGTTTATCTTCTCACTTGTATAGTCAGTCTACTGTCACGGTAAAGTTGGTGAAAAATTTGGTGATTACTTTTGCATATTGATCTTATCCAGTAATCCCTAAAATTTTCACTTTTGAGAGTACACCAAATTGACCCCAAGGATAACATAAAGGCAGAAGTGGAGTTGAAAAGTAAAACTCTCACCCTTTTCCTCCGTTTTTTTAATACTACAGATACTGAAAGATGTTGGGGAGAATATTCTGGAAGTGATTGTTCTTGGTGATGGATCGTGGAAGGCGGTCTTTGAAAAGGATCATAATGTGGATAAGACGGTCTTCGAAGAGGATCATAATGTGGATAAGACGCAGAATAAGGCCCACAATGGGGAAAAGAAGCCAGTTGAATTGCAAGAATCTACTTGCTCCCCTAATAATATAGTTTCTAACATTTTTGACCTCACCAATGATGATGATTGCATGGACATAATGGACACTATTGAACTTGAAGATACGAAACCTGTCCCGGGATCTGCTGAGACTCAGTTTGTTAACCAAAGTTCAACTTCTTTAGGTCTAAACTCCACTGACGTTGATCAAAATGTTGCTTCTCATATAGACGATGAATTTTGGGCTGGACTTGATCTTGTCTTTGGTAGGTCAGATACCCCATCATTGGGTATCTCTGAGAATCCTGTTCTGCCTGACTCTGTTTCTCCTGCCTTTAATCAGGGATCTAACAGTCATGACAATAACAGTGCTGTGAATTCTCTTGTGCATAATCAAGTTTCTGCACCAACTAATTTGCAGCTTATTTATATGAATTCGTCTGTTAATGAGTATGGAAGGTCAGCCTCAATACCCAGACATGTTAATAGGACTCCAGTAGCAGTTCAGGCCCTTGCAGCCCCATCTTCAATATCTGGACGAGAGCAAAGTTTGGGAAATACTTTGAATTCCTCGCTACCCAGCAGTTCCCCTGCCACTACTCATGTTCCTTTGTCCCATACAGCCACTGCAGCCAATCCCATACTGACTGATACAGAAAGGCAACAACATTTTTCACGATCCCAAATGAATCTGCCCCAGATGTCAGGTGCAAGTTCATTGGGATTGCCGCATCATTCAGCAACACAGGTtcgatatatttatttattttacttttatcaGGCATGCTGTTTTTGGGATGTATACCAACTCTCTTCTCTGTTGTTACAAGTGCTAATCCTCAGTTTAAATGACTCTACTGGTCACCTGTTTTATCTTGTTTTGTAATATATCTGTTTGGATCGATAGAAGTTCAAGGGAGTGCAACGGAGAGTGGTGTTATTTTTTCACACCATTTTTTTGGATAGAATGGGCTAACACACTACACACACCAAATTGAAGGGAATAAAATAGTAGGATTTTTGTGGAATAAGATGGATTCCATAACAAACCACCCCATTTATCATAAGTTACCCATCTAAACAATACAAACCCCTTATATTCCTGTCTTGGGGACTCAATTCCACTTCAGTATTTGGTAAGTCAGAAAATTGATTTGGCCGAAGAATGAATATTTAATGAAAATGGTTTTATCAAGGgttaaattgtaaaaaaaaaaaaaagagaagagaatttaACTCATTTAGAAGTCATTCGAATTAcaaaattgaattcaattctacttatatgttaaaatcattcataaccatggAATTgagtttcaaataaaaataaattatttcttaATGGAATAAAATTCTTTTCTCACGTTACAAAACTTTTCAAATAGATGTATGTAGTTCTTAACTACCAGCAATTATTGCTTAAGAAATTATTTAAGATGTGAATTGAAACTCTAAAGATTTATGTCCTATTTTGGTTGCATTTTTCTCCAACTATTTTAAGTCCATACTGTGCTTTTGGCGAgattatttattctttatttattatattttgatacTCATCAGTGCCTGCAATATGCTTCATCTTTAATCTAAGTTGGATATCATTAGAAGAAACTTGCCTTTATATGCATTACTTAAAAGTTCTTATACTCACGTCATGTTtgcttttattttacttttcattGAACTCAGAACCGAGTGCCACCACCTAATAACCCTGCACCAAATCAGTTGCCAAACTCAAACAGGccatgggtgggattgggtgaaTTGAGCAATCCTCACCTGAGCCAATCTCTGAGTTCAAGGGCACACCCAGTAATGCGAACAAATATCCAGCGGTCTCACATTCAGCAAGGTGGTTCAGTTGCTCAGTCCACTGGAACTACTGCAAATAGCCAACAAACTAGAGCTAATGCTATTGGACAGGTTTCCAGAGATCAAAGAGGAAGTGTAACACCACAGTCGGTTTCTAGGCCTGATGATTTACTCAATTTGCAATCGGAGCAGAACTGGCGCCCCACTCAACGAATGCGTGGAAGTCTTACAGGTCGTCCATATTCTGATGAGGTTAGGGAGCGTATAATTGCACCAACGCAGTTGGTTCAGAATACAAGACCACAAGGTACTCAACCAGTTCCAGCTTCAAGGCAACACCTACAAAGTCCCCTGCCAGTTCAAGGTTCAAGGCCGCATGGTTCCCAGCCACTCCAAAGGCCACAAGGTCCGCCGCCTTTCCGACCAACAGGTTTACCACTTGATGTGCTTATTGCAAACAACAGAAATGCTCATAACCATCCTTCGAACGCGTAATATTTTTTGAAGGTTTTACTTGCTGGAAGGTTCGGGGGATCTGCAGCTGAATAGATTCAGAGCTAAGACTGAAAAATACGGTAATCTATTTGGGAAATTGAGTTATCATGTAAACAAGTATGGGGAATAGAATTTTCAATACGTGGTGAAATCTaagtatatattaattttaaggcATTTTGATAATGAACCCACATGAAATATGGGGATTTGAATTAACATATAGTGAAAGAAGAATTATCTCGCTTGGAGTATTTTGCACTTCCAAAAATTCTTGTGGCATTCAAGAATAGATAGAGCTTTCGGTAATGGCATGGTCACCACTTTTATGCAGGAATGATGCTAATTTATGGGCATGAGTGGCATTTTCGGCAGATTAATACGAATTTTATCGTCAATGAGTAAAATGGATTGTTTAAACAATTAGGGAAAAAATTATCATCACCTTAATAGGTATATTTGTCACCACCTCTTTTTAACTGAACGACAGCTTTTAATATTACATTGTTGTAACATTCAGGAGGTGTAATATAACATTACAGCCtctacaaaaaatttaatcctaTTTTGAATGGAgtgctttcaatttttcatcTGTTTGATTCGAAATTTATGATGGGTATTGGGTAATGTTAGCCCGATATTGGACTATTGGGTAATGTTAGCCCTATATATTTTAAGTTGGTTTCCTGCAAGAGCCCTGGTGTTGGCTAAACATACAGTATTGGAACCCTAAACCGTTGTACGGACATGGAACATTTTGTTCCAAAAACTATAGGCGtatagatataatttaaaagagaaagtatagggagccaatgtAATATTTGTGTTGATCGAAAATATTTTCGATAAGAGTGAGTTGATTCGGAATGAGTCAGTCGAATAGGCCTAATCGAATAGGAGATTCGATTCGGGAAATCGAGCAAGCCTTCGATGAGCTGTTCGAATAGTCATAGAAGAGGGAGAGTTAGTGGCTTCTATCGCACGAGGAAATCATCGGGAATGTCTACAATCATGCGGCGGGAACGGTTACCAAGAAGGATTGTATTTCAAATTTGTAATTCTgtatttaattgtaattaattagGAATTAATTGTCAGTTATGTAAAATTAGCCTATAAATACCAAGAAATATTAGGGAATAAGGGTTGGAACTTTTACTCAGAAAAAATACTCAAGCACACTCACATCCCAAGAAATTCCTGAGTCTGCGATCGAGTTACTTTTCTCTAGGGTTCCTTCCATCTTTTCACTCTTTCAATTTATCTTTATGTAAACTTTACATTTCAAGTAAATTTATTTTCCAAGTGTTCATTATTTTCCTTGTTCAACTTACATTTCTgcacttttaattttcatgtCAAAGCCCTTTAATCCAATTGAAGGCATTTTactgttttcttttaatttttacacaGTCTTTTTCGATTTCAGTAcatcttcttttaaaaatcttattttatttgtttctcttATTGCTTTATaagttttaattcatttttcatCCCATTACTCGTCTAATCGAAGGCGCTCTGATGCACTTCTAGAAaactggtacctgcaaagaggagtaggtttcgctcccagactattagatatcgaaccaccatcgatttgctaaaaatcgacaaaacaaATTGGCACGCTCAGTGGGACAGTTTTAAATTGAAGTgtgtcaaaaatattttccagtattacttAGTGTATGCGATTACGAAGTGGAAAAATCATTTACATGGCTGATGAGATATCGACTGTGAATGGTGGTTCATCCACTAATGATAGTATACCAGTATCTATGCAACAGGTTGACGTGTCTTCACGTTCGGATGCTGCAATTGCAACCGAAAGTATAGCTGTTACATTTATTCAAACTGGAAATGCTGGACGTAATATTCGTCACGTGGCCCTACGCCACCTTATCAACCTCCATTAACCGCTGGTTGGCCCCCTTATGGCCTTCCTCCTGGTTATACTCCTCCGGTGGGTAGTTTTATTTCACCTATCCGCTTTGGAAATTCAAATAGAGTGAATAATACTCAAAACCTACAACAATATTATGAATATTCTCGTGATTATAATGTGAGCTCTACTTCGAATGTTGCTAATTCAATGGCAGTGTATCGACAACAAGTAGAGAAAAATCACCATGACTTAGTCAATTTGTTGACTCAGCAAATGACCACAATTCTAAATCCCATGATGGCTGATCATGAGTCAAAATTCGAGCGTCTTGCTAGATAAGTCGAAAGGATTGCTCGAATTATTGATTATGATGATGGTGAAAGGCATAATATCATGGAAACAACGAAGGAGTAGAAAATGCTTTTCAACATGAAAACAATGTTTTAGATCAAGAAAACCCTTATGTAGTTCCCCGAGGTCAAAATGCTGATAACGTTCTAGCCGGATTACGTGCTAATCGTGGTGGTGAACGTTATCAAGTTACTAGAATTGTGGAAGAAGTTTTAAATCGAGTTGGGTTTAATGTTGGTTTTATGAATCGACCACATTTTGTGTTTGCTTTTTCCCAAGATGTTCAAATGGTTGAAGTGCTAAGAGGGGTAAAAAGTCCAAAAATAGTTACAAAATTTGCTGGTGAAGTTGGAGAATCAACCATTGAACGTGTTGCTCGTTATTTGGCCGAGATTGGGAATTTAGCTAATGATGAAAATTTGCAAATGAAAAATTTTCCTTCGTCATTGACGAAGAATGCCTTTACTTGGTTCTCGAATCTTAGACCAAATTCGATCACAACATGGAATCAGTTAGAAACTGCTTTTCACGCTCAATTTTATCGAGGGAAAATGAATGTAGCAGTTACTGATTTAGTGGCTTTGAAACGTGAAGATGGTAAAACTATCGATGATTATCTAATACGTTTCAAAAACGCTAGGAGTAGATGCTATGTGTCATTACCCGAAAATGAGGTGGTGAAAATAGCAACTATGGGATTAGGATTTTATATGCGCAGAAAATTGCTCAATGTGCATATTCCTGATTTAGCCCATTTGGCTGAAAAGGTTCGACAAACTGAActcatgaaaaaagaaaaagaaaaatataggaGTGAACAAAGATCGAAGAGTAAACCTTTTACTCGAAAAGAAAAGGTCGCTTATGTGACAATGGagtcttcagaggaggaattcGATTTCGAAACCGAAATCGATTTGGCCGAACTTAAGAAAGGCCCTCCATATGTTTGTTCTTTGTTGAAGAAATTGCCAAGTAATGGAAAGTCGAATGATTCAAAACTGAAAAGTGGAAAGAAATAGAGTTTTGATATTTCGAAATCTGATCAGATTTTCGATGTGTTGCTTAAAGATAAACAATTAGTTTTGCCTAAGGATAGAACTTTGCTTTCTGTGAAAGATTTAAAAGGAAAGCCTTATTGTAAATTTCATCAAGCAACAAGTCATTCGACTAACAGTTGTGTCCGTTTCAGGGACTTCATTCAAGAAGCAATACTGGAGGGTCGATTGAAATTCGATGATGGCAAGAAAGAGATGAAGGTTGATGTGGATCCCTTCGAAGTTGATGCCAATTATGTTGAACCATGCTTTGGAGTAAACATGGTGGGGATGTCCTACGATTTTGATGTAGCTCTTGATGATTTTTAGTCACAGGTTAGATCAGTATACCCCAGAACAGGGGATGGTCTGTTGGACTTCTTGGTTCAGCAAAAGATCAAAGACCAGGACGTATCTCTGTGTCCGCGGTGCAATGCTGTTTTCGATGCTGAAGTAGTTgcaatctttgaaaaagaaagaatgaagaaggTGTTGGCTCATAGGGAAGAGCAAGCACGCCAGAGGCAGCCAATCAGGCGTATGGAGGGCTCTAGTTCAAAAACTCCTCAGGAGAATATATCTGCACCTTTAAGCCATTCTCAGGCCATAGGTGTTCAGTGGATTAGGAATTGCCAAGAGTTCCAGAGACGTGATCATTTGTATCGGTGTAATCCACAGTGGGGGCATCGAGCACCTTCTCGGAATCAGTATTCCTATTATCGTGGTCGTGCTAGGGGTTACCCACGAGAAAGAGGAGGAAGGAGAAGTTTCAATCAGAACAAGAAACTTTCGATTGAGACAGGCAAAGAATTAAGCAAGGGGGCAACGCCTTCTGTGCATTCTAGGACTGTTTTTCCTTCTGATGGAGAAACTTACCTTAAAGATATTCCATCGCCTGCTAAGATGGAAAAGGGTAAGGCAATAGCCTAATCTTCTGGAATTGATAAAAACAAAGATGTTGATGTGGATGAGGAATACTTCGATGAGGGTGATGATGACATGGTTGGGACAATTTCGATCATTCCCACCGAATATTTGGGGGAATATGAAGGCAACCCTGATGCAGATTATGATTCAGAGGATGAGGAAGCCTTTTCCTTTATCCGGATTGAGGATGAGCCGGGTTATTTCTTATGGCCTACAGCAAAGCAGATGTCTCATCTCCACCCACTTTATATAGCAACTACTTTAAGTGGGATAAAAGTGAATAAGGTTCTGATTGATGGTGGCGCTGCAATCAGTTTGTTGCCAGAAAGGATGTTAATTAAGGTAGGGAAGCATCCTGATCATTTAATCCCTACAAACATTGCTGTGACAGATTTCAGTAGGGCTTCGACTCCAGCCAGAGGGTTGGTAACTCTGACTGTGAAGGTTGGCTCGTCTGAGCGAAATACTTCTTTGTGGTGGTCCCTTCGAAAGCGAGTTATAACGCTTTGTTAGGACAATATTGGATACATAGTGTGGGAGTTTTACCTTCTACCGTGCATCAAAGTGTGCTTTTATGGATGAATGAGGGTA
The Arachis duranensis cultivar V14167 chromosome 5, aradu.V14167.gnm2.J7QH, whole genome shotgun sequence genome window above contains:
- the LOC107488279 gene encoding E4 SUMO-protein ligase PIAL2 translates to MSNGTTATPPLQPLDTAVLARTSPSFINNLRITAVMERLAAHLHDGNHNQLGALDFYNQCISLSRGIDYSLANGEISPKAKELPALMRLFHQRKNDELSQAALMVVMISVKNACELGWFQAKEKEELLAIADEVAKIFCNAGKISAGPSSSHSTITRIMERFYPKMKLGQILVSFEAKPGYGAYTLDFHITKRNVQHERIWLFVAQTDNVETSACLINPQQVNFLLNGKGVDRRTNVFMDTVPQMPTPVSGMLKYGTNLLQAVGQFTGHYVVIVAYMSFVSLPEDPVLQDYVQPAVTSVDTDSDLIEGASRISLNCPISFARIKTPVKGCSCKHFQCFDFDNFINMNSRRPWWRCPHCNQHVSYEDIRLDRNMVEILKDVGENILEVIVLGDGSWKAVFEKDHNVDKTVFEEDHNVDKTQNKAHNGEKKPVELQESTCSPNNIVSNIFDLTNDDDCMDIMDTIELEDTKPVPGSAETQFVNQSSTSLGLNSTDVDQNVASHIDDEFWAGLDLVFGRSDTPSLGISENPVLPDSVSPAFNQGSNSHDNNSAVNSLVHNQVSAPTNLQLIYMNSSVNEYGRSASIPRHVNRTPVAVQALAAPSSISGREQSLGNTLNSSLPSSSPATTHVPLSHTATAANPILTDTERQQHFSRSQMNLPQMSGASSLGLPHHSATQNRVPPPNNPAPNQLPNSNRPWVGLGELSNPHLSQSLSSRAHPVMRTNIQRSHIQQGGSVAQSTGTTANSQQTRANAIGQVSRDQRGSVTPQSVSRPDDLLNLQSEQNWRPTQRMRGSLTGRPYSDEVRERIIAPTQLVQNTRPQGTQPVPASRQHLQSPLPVQGSRPHGSQPLQRPQGPPPFRPTGLPLDVLIANNRNAHNHPSNA